Proteins encoded together in one Undibacterium sp. CCC3.4 window:
- a CDS encoding MCP four helix bundle domain-containing protein, with protein MMQWFYNLKISAKLLASFGVVLLLMLMMGISAIFAMGRINQSTADLAHEWMPSVRIAMSLRTDLAEMRRWELAHLLSDDETAMAAYEKRMDQIQAASNADRSSYEKLISGGEERHLVANFDQDWTIFITEHPKVIS; from the coding sequence ATGATGCAATGGTTCTATAATCTGAAAATATCGGCCAAACTGCTGGCATCTTTTGGCGTCGTATTACTGCTGATGTTGATGATGGGAATCAGCGCTATCTTCGCTATGGGTCGCATCAATCAGTCGACTGCCGATTTGGCGCATGAGTGGATGCCGAGTGTACGAATTGCCATGAGTCTTAGGACTGATCTGGCCGAGATGCGCCGCTGGGAGTTGGCGCATCTGTTGTCTGATGATGAAACAGCCATGGCTGCTTATGAGAAGCGAATGGATCAGATTCAGGCCGCCAGCAATGCTGATCGTTCCTCTTATGAGAAACTGATATCCGGTGGCGAAGAGCGTCATCTGGTAGCCAACTTCGACCAGGATTGGACCATCTTCATCACTGAGCATCCCAAGGTGATCAGCTAA
- a CDS encoding cache domain-containing protein: MKKLFKLFILALFVSAAGMAAAASDRGTAEEAVALVKKVIADMKKDGKEKVIQEVQTGSSRYKDRDLYIFISGMDGVTRANGNNPKIAGKNLNDVKDADGKYMGKERFEIARSKGQGWQDYRWPDPLTKEIHKKSTYLEKYEDLIVSCGIYKN, translated from the coding sequence ATGAAAAAGCTTTTTAAATTGTTCATCCTGGCCTTGTTTGTCAGTGCGGCAGGCATGGCCGCCGCTGCGAGCGACCGAGGCACGGCGGAAGAAGCGGTCGCTTTGGTTAAGAAAGTCATTGCCGATATGAAGAAAGACGGCAAGGAAAAAGTCATACAGGAAGTACAGACTGGTAGCAGTCGTTACAAGGACCGCGACCTGTATATTTTCATCAGCGGTATGGATGGCGTGACCCGTGCGAACGGGAATAACCCAAAAATTGCCGGTAAAAATCTCAATGACGTCAAGGATGCGGATGGAAAATACATGGGTAAAGAGCGCTTCGAGATCGCCCGTAGTAAGGGGCAAGGCTGGCAAGACTATCGCTGGCCCGACCCCTTGACCAAGGAGATCCACAAAAAATCAACCTATCTGGAAAAGTATGAGGATCTCATTGTCAGCTGCGGTATTTATAAAAACTGA
- a CDS encoding porin has protein sequence MKIKFNPRVVFSILASALTMTAHAQSQVEIYGLVGAYAGSMKRSGDTAAVPQLNGGGLTTSYLGFRGKEDLGGNVSAIFSLESFFRTDTGEQGRSATDPLFSRNAWVGMEGDFGRVTMGRQTNPAYSAMSQLSPFGTSVVFSPLVLQTFVATYGSNVLGDTVWNNVLQYSAPKLSGFSGTVQYGFGEVAGSNGVANLGLHGSYTDGKFFAAVSAQRLRVNVLTPLAAQQKAVLAGVSYDFGLLKLSGNLSHTDIDKGRSTRTVDAGISLPISAVGSILAETAQSHIATPGVADLSRTTSSFGYDHKFSKRTDVYIVYSLDKRSNAASAGSQAIGLRHAF, from the coding sequence ATGAAAATAAAATTTAATCCCAGAGTCGTCTTTTCTATTCTGGCAAGTGCGCTCACAATGACCGCCCATGCGCAATCTCAGGTCGAAATTTATGGCTTGGTGGGTGCGTATGCCGGCAGTATGAAGCGGAGTGGTGATACGGCGGCTGTTCCGCAACTCAATGGTGGCGGCTTGACGACCTCGTATTTGGGCTTTCGCGGTAAAGAGGATTTGGGTGGTAATGTAAGCGCGATTTTCTCGTTAGAGAGTTTTTTTCGTACTGATACTGGGGAGCAGGGTCGCAGCGCGACGGACCCGCTGTTTTCACGTAATGCCTGGGTAGGTATGGAAGGAGATTTCGGTCGGGTAACCATGGGGCGCCAGACTAACCCGGCCTATTCAGCGATGTCCCAGCTCAGCCCGTTTGGTACTTCGGTGGTGTTTTCGCCCTTGGTGTTGCAGACCTTTGTTGCTACCTACGGCAGCAATGTTCTTGGCGACACCGTGTGGAACAATGTGCTCCAGTACAGCGCACCCAAGTTATCTGGATTCAGTGGCACCGTACAGTATGGCTTCGGTGAAGTAGCCGGCAGCAACGGCGTGGCCAATCTCGGCCTGCATGGCAGCTATACCGACGGCAAATTCTTCGCAGCCGTGTCTGCCCAACGTTTGCGGGTGAATGTGCTCACGCCATTAGCGGCACAGCAGAAGGCCGTGCTGGCAGGTGTCAGCTATGATTTTGGTCTGCTCAAATTATCTGGCAACCTGTCGCATACTGATATTGATAAAGGTCGTTCGACCCGCACCGTGGATGCCGGCATTTCCCTACCTATCTCGGCAGTCGGATCGATATTGGCGGAAACCGCACAATCACATATTGCAACCCCAGGCGTCGCCGACCTGAGCCGTACCACATCGTCGTTCGGCTACGATCACAAATTTTCCAAACGCACCGACGTATATATTGTGTATTCACTTGATAAGCGTAGCAATGCCGCTTCCGCAGGTAGCCAAGCAATCGGCCTGCGCCATGCTTTCTGA
- a CDS encoding MFS transporter, whose translation MQLDNIRADARLMRAADLLFRLENVHLCRWHSKARVVMGTATFFDAFDALSLAFVLPVLIGLWHISPAQVGLLIAAGYLGQVIGALFFGWLAERIGRIRSAGITIGLMSVMSIACAFTGSLHMLFLARFIQGIGVGGEVPVAATYINELSQTKGRGRFFMLYELIFPIGLLGAAQIGSYVVPRYGWECMFLVGGLPGLIITYLIFRLPESPRWLIGRSRYAEAERIIVDIEAVSPGRHIESTERAAVAQRVSEIAQSLQNQKKRSWKELFSPIYRTRTLVVWVLWASAYFIANGINNWLPTLYKTVYHLPLQEALHMASLSNVLSTCAVVCCALTIDRIGRRRWAIGSFCVAGLLLLGLVVLGTDNVINVMILASSAYAVMGTTTVMLYLYTPEIYPTRMRAIGTGLATSWLRAASAAAPAMVGVVLARDGIATVFLMFAATTVVGLVAAWRMIETSNRSLEEISP comes from the coding sequence ATGCAGCTTGACAATATCCGCGCGGATGCTCGGCTTATGCGCGCAGCGGATTTATTATTCAGACTGGAGAATGTGCACCTTTGCCGCTGGCACAGCAAAGCCAGGGTGGTTATGGGTACTGCAACCTTCTTCGACGCTTTTGACGCACTGTCGCTCGCATTTGTCCTGCCGGTATTGATCGGTCTCTGGCACATTAGCCCAGCTCAGGTCGGGCTACTGATCGCGGCCGGATATTTGGGACAAGTGATCGGTGCGCTGTTCTTTGGCTGGCTGGCCGAGCGTATAGGTCGAATTCGCAGCGCTGGCATCACGATCGGACTGATGTCGGTGATGAGCATCGCCTGTGCTTTTACAGGCAGTCTGCACATGCTGTTTCTGGCGCGCTTCATACAAGGTATCGGTGTCGGCGGCGAGGTACCGGTGGCCGCGACCTACATCAATGAGCTATCACAAACAAAGGGGCGTGGCCGCTTCTTCATGCTGTACGAACTGATCTTTCCTATCGGCCTGTTAGGGGCAGCCCAGATTGGTTCTTATGTTGTTCCTCGCTATGGCTGGGAATGCATGTTTCTTGTCGGTGGTTTGCCGGGTTTGATCATTACTTATTTGATTTTCCGCTTGCCAGAGTCGCCACGCTGGCTGATCGGCCGCAGTCGCTATGCCGAGGCCGAACGCATCATCGTTGATATCGAAGCGGTTTCACCTGGACGACACATCGAGTCTACCGAGCGCGCGGCGGTTGCGCAGCGCGTCTCTGAGATCGCGCAGAGTCTGCAAAATCAAAAGAAACGTTCATGGAAGGAATTGTTCTCGCCGATTTACCGCACCCGCACCTTGGTCGTGTGGGTCTTGTGGGCCAGTGCCTACTTCATCGCCAACGGTATCAATAATTGGCTGCCCACCCTGTACAAGACGGTCTATCACTTACCGCTGCAGGAAGCACTCCACATGGCATCGCTGTCGAATGTGCTGAGTACCTGCGCCGTGGTGTGCTGCGCGCTGACAATCGATCGTATTGGACGACGTCGCTGGGCGATCGGCAGCTTCTGTGTCGCTGGTCTGCTGCTGCTCGGCTTGGTGGTGCTTGGTACGGACAACGTGATCAACGTGATGATATTGGCCTCCAGCGCTTACGCGGTGATGGGCACGACCACGGTCATGCTCTATTTGTACACGCCGGAAATCTATCCGACCAGAATGCGTGCGATAGGCACGGGGCTGGCCACCTCGTGGTTGCGGGCTGCGTCTGCCGCAGCACCCGCTATGGTTGGTGTGGTGTTGGCACGCGATGGCATTGCCACCGTTTTCTTGATGTTTGCGGCGACGACCGTGGTTGGCTTAGTCGCAGCTTGGCGGATGATAGAAACCAGCAATCGCTCGCTGGAAGAGATCTCACCGTAG
- a CDS encoding GTP-binding protein — protein MTVLSGFLGSGKTTLLSHILRDPAYARTAVIINEFGEVGLDHELLEQAHEELVLLANGCVCCTVRGDLLEAMQRLRTAGSAMGIDRVLLETTGLADPTPILHTLMADSTLAQYFHFDRLITTVDAVNAMSTLDQHVLAVNQVALADQLVLTKSDLLTPAELQIVEQRLRRLNHAAPLNLVTHGNIPVKILFGDTPLQKHSEVDAHVAQHQVLGIVPVHGHSDSDSHVHEHTHHDDGIRSYAVVLDEAVSWQGFQSWLALITAMRGPDLLRVKGLVQVREHPERPVVIHGVQHIFHPARILDAWPSQDRRTRLVFITRGIEQEEIDDTLAIFAR, from the coding sequence GTGACTGTTTTAAGCGGATTTCTTGGCAGTGGCAAGACGACCTTGCTGTCTCATATACTGCGCGATCCGGCTTATGCTCGTACGGCGGTGATTATTAACGAGTTCGGCGAAGTCGGTCTCGATCATGAATTGCTGGAGCAGGCCCATGAGGAATTGGTATTGCTCGCCAATGGCTGCGTGTGTTGCACAGTGCGCGGAGATTTACTCGAGGCGATGCAGCGATTGCGCACCGCCGGCAGCGCGATGGGCATTGATCGGGTGCTGTTGGAAACCACTGGTTTGGCAGACCCGACGCCGATCCTGCACACGCTCATGGCCGACTCGACATTGGCTCAATATTTTCATTTCGACCGTTTGATCACCACGGTTGATGCGGTCAATGCCATGTCTACCCTTGATCAGCACGTGCTCGCGGTAAATCAGGTGGCACTGGCGGATCAATTGGTATTAACCAAGAGTGATTTGCTCACGCCGGCAGAGTTACAAATAGTAGAACAGCGCCTGCGGCGGCTGAATCACGCTGCGCCCTTGAACCTCGTCACGCATGGGAATATTCCTGTGAAAATTCTGTTCGGTGACACTCCGCTTCAGAAGCACAGCGAAGTTGATGCTCACGTCGCTCAGCATCAGGTTCTTGGCATAGTACCGGTCCACGGGCACTCCGATTCTGATTCCCATGTCCACGAACATACACATCACGACGATGGCATCCGTTCGTATGCGGTAGTTCTTGACGAGGCCGTTTCGTGGCAGGGTTTTCAGTCGTGGCTGGCGTTAATCACGGCCATGCGCGGTCCCGATCTGTTGCGTGTCAAGGGCTTGGTACAGGTGCGCGAACATCCGGAGCGACCCGTCGTGATCCATGGCGTCCAACACATCTTTCATCCAGCGCGGATATTGGATGCTTGGCCGAGCCAGGACCGACGAACGCGGCTGGTGTTCATCACGCGAGGTATTGAACAAGAGGAAATAGACGACACCCTGGCGATTTTTGCCCGTTAG
- a CDS encoding IS3 family transposase (programmed frameshift): MSENKRKIFSGAQKAKVAVEAIKGEKTINQIAQEFGVHPTQVSQWKKELLENAGSLFEGKRGPKPASTQNDPDRLYAKIGQLNMELDWLKKKFRDQPVTERLQWVEPLSALSIATQCRLVSVTRSVVYDKKKRLQEEINPFDSLLLQLLDEEYTRHPFYGTRRMTHYLRDCGHAVNRKRVQRLMQQLGLAGMAPGPNTSKAHPQNKIYPYLLRGIDVTRPNMVWSTDITFIRLPRGFVYLVAIVDWYSRKVLSWRLSNTMDAGFCVDCLEEAIKWYGTPEIFNTDQGAQFTSQAFTGLLLRNGIKISMDGRGRALDNIFVERLWRSVKYEEVYLKKHESMPELVIGLANYFMFYNAERKHQSLGYQTPETVYRSGVGGGAKIVNKFGTELPDSKMIEKKSTVVM; encoded by the exons ATGAGTGAAAATAAGAGAAAAATATTTAGCGGCGCACAAAAAGCCAAGGTAGCAGTTGAGGCAATCAAAGGCGAAAAGACGATCAATCAGATCGCCCAAGAGTTCGGGGTGCATCCGACGCAGGTTAGCCAGTGGAAGAAAGAATTACTGGAAAATGCAGGCAGTCTGTTTGAAGGTAAGCGCGGTCCGAAACCGGCCAGCACACAGAACGACCCAGACCGTCTCTATGCCAAAATTGGGCAACTGAATATGGAACTCGATTGGCTTAAAAAAAAGT TCAGGGATCAGCCTGTAACGGAACGATTGCAGTGGGTAGAGCCGCTCTCTGCCCTTTCAATCGCCACACAATGCCGTCTCGTTTCAGTCACGCGCTCGGTCGTGTACGACAAGAAAAAGCGCTTGCAAGAAGAGATCAATCCGTTTGATAGTTTGCTGTTGCAATTGCTTGACGAGGAATACACCAGACATCCATTTTACGGCACGCGACGCATGACGCATTACTTGCGAGACTGTGGCCATGCAGTGAACCGCAAGCGCGTACAGAGGCTGATGCAGCAACTGGGATTGGCAGGTATGGCCCCAGGCCCCAACACCAGTAAAGCGCATCCGCAGAACAAGATTTACCCGTACTTACTGAGAGGTATCGATGTCACTCGACCAAATATGGTCTGGAGTACAGACATCACATTCATCAGGCTGCCGCGGGGTTTTGTGTATCTGGTGGCGATCGTTGACTGGTATAGCCGGAAGGTGCTGTCTTGGCGGTTGTCGAACACGATGGATGCGGGGTTTTGCGTGGACTGCTTGGAAGAAGCCATAAAATGGTATGGAACGCCGGAGATTTTTAATACCGATCAGGGTGCGCAGTTTACCAGCCAGGCCTTTACTGGGCTGCTGCTTAGAAACGGCATCAAAATCAGTATGGACGGTCGCGGTCGGGCGTTGGATAATATTTTTGTTGAGCGTCTATGGCGCAGTGTGAAATATGAAGAAGTGTATTTGAAAAAGCATGAAAGTATGCCGGAGTTGGTGATCGGCTTGGCGAACTATTTTATGTTCTACAACGCTGAACGTAAACATCAATCATTGGGTTATCAAACGCCGGAAACCGTGTATCGATCAGGCGTGGGCGGCGGTGCCAAGATCGTAAACAAATTTGGTACTGAACTGCCTGATTCAAAAATGATAGAAAAGAAAAGCACGGTAGTGATGTAG
- a CDS encoding hydantoinase B/oxoprolinase family protein translates to MKATPAVDAVTVEIIRNGLIAVTEEMKSNLTRTAYNLIIYEALDFTVGLFTVNGDSISIGLGLPMFIRGMSETVKAKIRHFGLENIKPGDILVTNDAYITGSHLNHFTFTMPVYHDSQLIGFTCCMAHWLDVGGTLGQITTDIYSEGIQIPIVKYRKEGIVNQDLLDIIAMNVRLSERAMGDLRAQITAITTGERRYLDLVQRYGWSAVTASVQQIMDHSEALARANTRTIPDGVYEAESFMDDDGLEVGKRIPIRVKVIVQGDEMTVDFTDVAKQVRGFYNSGFSTGIACAQVAYKCLTTPTDYPVNDGSFRSLKVIMPMGTVISAERPFPMRVWMTFPMTVIDTIFKALASAIPARAIAGHHADLVFPNIHGISPEDGRLFIVGIGPLGGGWGAKAREDGVSATVCINDGDTHNSPTEQLESKYPVLVESYRLRQDSAGPGRQRGGLGAEMVVQALSPFAVTTRIDRVHCKPWGLDGGSEAAGNGIGIRRNGVWDEELPNAKIFNVRLARGDAYKMLSGGGGGFGAAAERDPELVAHDVREGYVSTLQAEQAYRVALTADGQVDAAATERLRALEPSATV, encoded by the coding sequence ATGAAAGCCACACCAGCAGTCGACGCTGTAACCGTCGAAATTATCCGCAACGGTCTGATCGCCGTGACGGAAGAAATGAAGTCTAACCTGACTCGCACCGCCTACAATCTGATTATCTACGAAGCACTCGACTTTACCGTCGGCTTATTTACGGTCAACGGTGATTCGATCTCGATCGGCCTCGGCTTGCCAATGTTCATCCGTGGCATGAGTGAGACGGTCAAGGCTAAGATACGTCATTTTGGATTGGAAAATATTAAGCCCGGCGATATCCTCGTCACCAATGACGCGTACATCACCGGCAGCCATTTGAACCATTTCACCTTCACCATGCCGGTCTACCACGACAGCCAACTGATCGGCTTTACCTGCTGTATGGCGCACTGGTTGGATGTCGGCGGTACCTTGGGTCAGATCACTACGGATATCTATTCCGAGGGGATCCAGATTCCTATCGTCAAATATCGTAAGGAAGGTATCGTCAATCAAGATTTACTCGATATCATCGCCATGAACGTACGCCTGTCGGAACGCGCCATGGGCGATCTGCGCGCACAAATTACCGCCATCACGACCGGTGAGCGGCGCTATTTGGATCTGGTGCAGCGTTATGGTTGGTCGGCGGTAACGGCTTCGGTACAGCAGATCATGGACCATTCAGAGGCACTGGCTAGGGCGAACACGCGGACCATTCCGGATGGCGTGTATGAGGCCGAATCGTTTATGGATGATGATGGTCTCGAAGTCGGTAAGCGCATTCCTATCCGGGTCAAGGTGATCGTTCAGGGTGATGAAATGACGGTCGACTTCACCGATGTGGCCAAGCAGGTACGTGGTTTCTACAATTCAGGTTTCAGTACTGGTATCGCTTGCGCACAGGTTGCCTACAAATGCCTGACTACGCCGACCGATTATCCGGTGAATGACGGCAGCTTCCGCTCCTTGAAGGTGATTATGCCGATGGGAACCGTGATCAGTGCCGAGCGGCCGTTCCCGATGCGGGTCTGGATGACCTTCCCGATGACGGTCATCGATACGATTTTCAAGGCCTTGGCATCAGCGATTCCTGCACGTGCCATTGCTGGTCACCATGCCGACTTGGTGTTCCCCAACATTCACGGGATTTCGCCCGAGGATGGCCGGTTATTTATTGTCGGTATCGGCCCGCTTGGCGGTGGCTGGGGTGCAAAGGCGCGCGAGGATGGAGTCTCTGCAACGGTCTGCATTAACGATGGCGATACCCATAACAGTCCTACCGAACAATTGGAATCGAAATATCCGGTGCTGGTGGAAAGTTATCGCTTGCGTCAGGACAGTGCCGGTCCAGGGCGTCAGCGCGGTGGCTTGGGTGCAGAAATGGTCGTACAAGCCTTGTCACCGTTTGCCGTCACCACCCGTATCGATCGGGTTCACTGCAAGCCATGGGGGCTAGATGGAGGCAGTGAAGCGGCCGGCAACGGCATAGGAATTCGGCGCAACGGCGTATGGGATGAAGAGCTGCCCAACGCCAAGATTTTCAATGTCCGCCTTGCCCGTGGCGATGCTTACAAGATGCTCTCTGGCGGTGGTGGTGGCTTTGGCGCCGCTGCTGAGCGTGACCCGGAGTTGGTGGCTCACGATGTCCGCGAAGGCTACGTCAGCACGCTGCAAGCCGAACAGGCATATCGGGTAGCGCTGACCGCGGATGGTCAGGTGGATGCCGCAGCCACAGAGCGTCTGCGCGCGCTCGAACCGTCTGCCACGGTCTGA
- a CDS encoding hydantoinase/oxoprolinase family protein: MMNPNKSSQRSTGHLRIAVDIGGTFTDLAILNEQTGELSFGKALSTHGQLVDGIQNTLDSAGAHVENGGLFLHGSTIVINTLLERNGAKTALLITQGFRDIYEIGRVNRPDAYNLFFSKHEPLIPRSLRYEVPERLLADGSIYQALDEDRVRALARELKEQGVEAVAILLLHSYRNPAHEIRVREIVREEMPGVFVTASHELSQEYREFERVSTVAANAYVGPRVSAYLGELESHLTQQGFPGDFYAVQSTGGLFPLDHARRECVRMLESGPAAGVIGAQAICAQLGLGDAIAFDMGGTTAKAGVISEGKPLTSSSALIGGYEKALPIQIPMIDIFEVGTGGGSIARLEVGNALRVGPQSAGSIPGPACYRRGGTEPTVTDANLLLGRLDENNFLGGEMLLDKAAATHAMNERIGKPLELDPIKAADGILRIAVTAMSHAVKAVTTERGLDAGRFTMVVYGGAGPLHASAIARELGIRKVLIPYAPGYFSAYGMLFSDLRYDYVRSVFRKLDDVSFEDIEAIYAEMEAEGRAALAQSAVTPEAIVIERAADMRYVGQEHAVAVELETAYFARQDRDAIKQRFDAVHAVRYGISAPAEPADLVSLRVTVLGVMRKPPRHTVEEGGITPPDEALRTCKPVYFRSAQAFVATNVYKRHLLRSGNRIDGPALIEEHASTTVIQPGDHAIVDVCGNLQITIGSEL; this comes from the coding sequence ATGATGAACCCTAACAAATCGAGTCAGCGCAGTACCGGTCATCTGCGGATCGCGGTGGATATCGGCGGTACCTTTACCGACTTGGCGATACTCAATGAACAAACCGGTGAACTGTCGTTTGGTAAGGCACTGTCTACCCATGGTCAACTGGTCGATGGTATTCAGAATACCTTGGACAGTGCCGGTGCCCATGTCGAAAATGGCGGCCTGTTTCTGCATGGATCGACGATCGTGATCAATACTCTGCTGGAGCGCAACGGTGCTAAAACTGCGCTGCTGATCACCCAAGGCTTCCGTGATATCTATGAGATCGGTCGGGTCAATCGCCCCGACGCTTACAATCTGTTTTTCTCCAAGCACGAGCCGCTGATACCTCGCTCGTTGCGCTATGAAGTACCCGAGCGCCTGCTGGCCGACGGCAGCATCTACCAGGCCCTCGATGAAGACCGAGTACGCGCTCTGGCACGCGAACTCAAGGAGCAAGGGGTTGAGGCGGTCGCGATTCTGCTGCTGCATTCGTATCGTAATCCGGCACACGAAATTCGCGTGCGCGAAATCGTGCGTGAAGAAATGCCTGGCGTGTTCGTCACCGCTTCGCACGAATTGTCGCAAGAGTACCGTGAGTTCGAGCGCGTCTCTACCGTTGCCGCCAATGCCTATGTCGGACCGCGGGTGTCGGCTTATCTCGGTGAATTGGAGTCGCACTTGACTCAGCAAGGATTCCCAGGCGATTTTTATGCCGTGCAATCGACCGGCGGATTGTTCCCGCTCGACCATGCGCGCCGCGAATGTGTACGCATGCTTGAATCGGGGCCGGCGGCCGGAGTGATCGGTGCCCAAGCCATCTGCGCGCAACTTGGTTTGGGTGATGCCATTGCCTTTGATATGGGCGGCACTACCGCCAAGGCTGGCGTGATCAGCGAGGGCAAGCCACTGACCAGCAGCAGCGCGCTGATCGGCGGTTATGAAAAGGCCTTGCCGATTCAGATACCGATGATAGACATCTTCGAAGTCGGCACCGGCGGCGGTAGTATTGCCCGGTTGGAAGTGGGTAATGCGCTGCGTGTCGGGCCGCAGAGTGCCGGATCAATACCTGGCCCAGCGTGCTATCGCCGCGGCGGTACCGAGCCGACTGTCACCGATGCCAACCTCTTGCTCGGCCGCTTGGATGAAAATAATTTTCTTGGTGGCGAAATGCTGCTCGATAAAGCGGCTGCCACGCATGCCATGAACGAACGCATAGGCAAGCCGCTCGAGCTCGATCCGATCAAGGCCGCCGACGGTATCTTGCGCATCGCTGTTACGGCCATGTCGCATGCGGTCAAGGCCGTCACCACCGAGCGCGGACTCGACGCCGGACGTTTCACCATGGTGGTCTATGGCGGTGCGGGTCCCTTGCATGCTTCGGCCATTGCGCGTGAACTGGGGATTCGTAAGGTACTCATTCCTTACGCGCCGGGCTACTTCTCGGCCTACGGTATGCTGTTTTCTGATCTGCGTTACGACTATGTCCGCTCGGTATTTCGCAAGCTCGACGACGTCTCTTTCGAGGATATCGAAGCGATCTACGCGGAAATGGAAGCCGAGGGGCGTGCCGCCTTAGCGCAGTCTGCCGTTACGCCGGAAGCCATCGTGATCGAACGCGCCGCTGATATGCGTTACGTTGGCCAAGAACACGCGGTGGCGGTTGAATTGGAGACCGCCTATTTTGCGCGGCAAGATCGCGATGCCATTAAACAGCGCTTTGATGCGGTACATGCAGTTCGTTATGGTATCTCCGCGCCGGCTGAGCCGGCCGATCTGGTCAGTCTGCGAGTGACGGTGTTAGGTGTCATGCGCAAGCCGCCGCGCCATACCGTTGAAGAGGGTGGTATCACGCCGCCGGACGAGGCGCTGCGCACCTGTAAGCCAGTCTACTTCCGCTCGGCGCAGGCCTTTGTCGCTACCAATGTCTACAAACGTCATTTGCTGCGTAGCGGGAACCGCATCGATGGGCCGGCGTTGATCGAGGAGCACGCTTCAACCACGGTGATACAACCGGGTGATCATGCCATAGTCGACGTGTGCGGCAACTTGCAAATAACTATCGGGAGCGAATTATAA
- a CDS encoding fumarylacetoacetate hydrolase family protein — MKLVAYEYNGQAVYGVLSGQQIIELDASLLARYPDIRAVLDAQALPDVAAAVAGKAATLSLSDVQLLPPLSNPRKIFCVGLNYKSHVAETKRPDAPYPAIFLRFADTLIADGAPLCFPFSKSHMFDYEGELALVIGKGGSDIAEADALSHIAGYACFNDGTVRDWQRHTHQWTPGKNFAHTGAFGPALVTADDIADITRVELTTRLNGEVVQQAPLSDLIFSLPVIIAYLSRFTTLSPGDIIATGTPGGVGDRREPPLYLKQGDVVEVEITEIGKLRNVVEAI, encoded by the coding sequence ATGAAGTTAGTCGCATATGAATACAATGGGCAAGCCGTCTATGGCGTCTTGTCCGGCCAACAAATTATCGAACTCGATGCCAGCCTGCTGGCCCGGTATCCGGACATCCGCGCGGTACTCGATGCACAAGCCTTACCGGACGTTGCGGCCGCTGTTGCTGGTAAAGCGGCGACCTTGTCGTTATCAGATGTCCAACTGCTGCCACCGCTGAGTAACCCGCGTAAAATCTTTTGCGTCGGACTCAATTACAAGTCACATGTCGCCGAGACCAAGCGTCCGGACGCGCCTTATCCGGCAATTTTTCTACGCTTTGCCGATACCCTCATCGCCGACGGTGCGCCCTTGTGTTTTCCTTTCTCCAAGTCGCATATGTTCGATTACGAAGGGGAGCTGGCGCTGGTGATTGGTAAAGGTGGCAGCGACATCGCCGAAGCCGATGCGCTCAGCCACATCGCCGGTTACGCTTGCTTCAACGATGGCACGGTGCGCGACTGGCAGCGCCACACTCACCAATGGACACCGGGAAAAAACTTTGCTCACACCGGTGCGTTTGGACCCGCGCTGGTGACGGCGGACGACATCGCCGATATCACCCGTGTTGAGCTGACTACGCGGCTCAATGGCGAAGTGGTCCAGCAAGCGCCGCTGTCCGATTTGATCTTCTCCTTGCCAGTCATCATCGCCTACCTGTCCCGTTTCACTACATTGAGTCCAGGCGACATCATCGCCACGGGTACACCGGGTGGCGTTGGTGATCGTCGTGAACCGCCGCTGTATTTGAAGCAGGGTGATGTCGTCGAAGTGGAAATTACAGAAATCGGCAAATTGCGCAATGTCGTTGAGGCCATTTAA